One Sphingomonas sp. OV641 genomic window carries:
- a CDS encoding AsmA family protein, whose protein sequence is MASERNDRPVPPAPAATRERRRRIVRNTIIAILAIPALIWLVLFITKGRFLKGPFETIVGRMTNREVRVGGDFQLYFAPLRIKFYAERFTIANPAWATRPYLFRADRIDTRIAPLSLLFGKRRLYSLDLENGAADLEWNAEHSTNTWTFSEKKGGKPLEFPRIDVATVRGTTVRYLDPRMRLLADLGIEDIRSKDARIGKAVRVAGEGRIRDTPFRVAGQLLSPDATVNRGENKLTARAWAANNVVDVSGTLPSLAEIENVPLQTRARGRDLSELLGIIGVVLPETRAYNLKAQMVKDGEVYRFTRMAGIVGKSDVAGRLTVTNGERLHLDSTIATRSLDIVDASVLVGYNPDIVEEKGAVAAAAATGSGPQKLLPDNDLPVEKMRAFDADLRWTVRQVKSRRVPISNMELTLDLDRGRLALSPFSFAMSRGNVATDIVFDTRQRPSAVKYDIRLAPTPMGRLFAGWGVEESGTSGTIKGRVQLSGRGDSIADSLATSSGRIAFVMPQGTLWTRNVQLAEIDIGTFVQKMFSGQLKEPVSINCGLVGFTVRGGIAAADPILIDTRKNVILGRGGFSFRTEAIDLAIRADAKKFSLFSGQSPVGLNGYFSAPALDVISPQLVGRAGAGLGLAVAATPLAGILAFVDIGDAKSAACGPVLAGANAAAQRTSKGEKRDDVGRGTTAKDEEGKDKPGKEQKKKFLGIF, encoded by the coding sequence ATGGCGAGTGAGCGTAACGACCGGCCAGTGCCCCCTGCCCCCGCAGCCACGCGCGAGCGGCGACGGCGCATCGTGCGTAACACGATCATCGCGATCCTGGCGATCCCGGCGCTGATCTGGCTGGTGCTGTTCATCACCAAGGGGCGGTTCCTGAAGGGACCGTTCGAGACGATCGTGGGCCGCATGACCAACCGCGAGGTGCGCGTCGGCGGCGACTTCCAGCTCTACTTCGCGCCGCTCCGGATCAAATTCTACGCCGAGCGCTTCACCATCGCCAATCCGGCCTGGGCGACACGGCCGTATCTGTTCCGCGCGGACCGGATCGACACGCGCATCGCGCCCTTGTCGCTGCTGTTCGGCAAGCGGCGGCTCTATTCGCTGGATCTGGAGAATGGCGCGGCGGACCTGGAGTGGAACGCCGAACACAGCACCAATACCTGGACGTTCAGCGAGAAGAAGGGCGGCAAGCCGCTGGAATTCCCGCGCATCGACGTGGCCACGGTGCGCGGCACCACCGTGCGCTATCTCGATCCCCGCATGCGGCTGCTCGCCGACCTCGGGATCGAGGACATCCGGTCGAAAGACGCCCGCATCGGCAAGGCGGTGCGCGTGGCGGGCGAGGGACGGATCCGCGACACGCCGTTCCGCGTCGCCGGACAGCTGCTGTCGCCCGACGCAACGGTGAACCGCGGCGAGAACAAGCTGACGGCGCGCGCCTGGGCGGCCAACAATGTGGTGGACGTGTCGGGCACCCTCCCCTCGCTCGCCGAGATCGAGAACGTGCCGTTGCAGACCCGCGCACGCGGGCGCGACCTATCCGAACTGCTTGGCATCATCGGCGTGGTCCTGCCTGAGACGCGGGCGTACAATCTGAAGGCGCAGATGGTGAAGGATGGCGAGGTCTATCGCTTCACCCGCATGGCCGGCATCGTCGGCAAGAGCGACGTTGCCGGGCGACTGACCGTCACCAATGGCGAGCGGCTGCACCTTGATTCGACCATCGCCACCCGAAGCCTCGACATCGTCGATGCCTCCGTCCTGGTCGGCTACAATCCCGACATCGTCGAAGAAAAGGGCGCGGTTGCCGCCGCCGCCGCGACCGGATCGGGCCCGCAGAAGTTGCTGCCCGACAACGACCTGCCGGTGGAGAAGATGCGCGCCTTTGACGCCGACCTTCGCTGGACGGTGCGGCAGGTGAAATCGCGGCGCGTGCCGATTTCGAACATGGAACTGACGCTCGATCTCGATCGCGGGCGGCTGGCGCTGTCACCGTTCAGCTTCGCCATGTCGCGCGGCAATGTCGCCACCGACATCGTGTTCGACACGCGCCAGCGGCCGAGCGCGGTGAAATACGACATCCGCCTGGCGCCGACGCCGATGGGGCGGCTGTTCGCCGGCTGGGGCGTGGAGGAATCGGGCACCAGCGGCACGATCAAGGGACGGGTGCAATTGAGCGGACGTGGTGATTCGATCGCCGACTCGCTCGCCACCTCCAGCGGGCGGATCGCCTTTGTCATGCCGCAGGGCACCTTGTGGACGCGCAACGTGCAGCTGGCCGAGATCGACATCGGCACATTCGTCCAGAAGATGTTCTCCGGTCAGCTGAAGGAGCCGGTCAGCATCAATTGCGGCCTTGTCGGCTTCACCGTGCGGGGCGGGATCGCGGCGGCGGACCCGATCCTGATCGACACGCGCAAGAACGTGATCCTGGGCCGCGGCGGGTTCAGCTTCCGCACGGAGGCGATCGACCTTGCGATCCGCGCCGATGCCAAGAAGTTCAGCCTGTTTTCCGGCCAGTCGCCCGTCGGCCTGAACGGCTATTTCTCCGCGCCCGCGCTGGACGTGATCAGCCCGCAGCTGGTTGGCAGGGCAGGCGCCGGGCTGGGCCTTGCCGTCGCCGCCACGCCGCTGGCGGGCATCCTGGCGTTCGTGGACATCGGCGACGCCAAATCGGCGGCGTGCGGCCCGGTGCTGGCCGGCGCCAACGCCGCGGCGCAGCGCACCAGCAAGGGCGAGAAGCGCGACGACGTGGGCCGTGGCACGACGGCGAAGGACGAAGAGGGCAAGGACAAGCCGGGCAAAGAGCAGAAGAAGAAGTTTCTGGGGATCTTCTGA
- a CDS encoding aspartyl/asparaginyl beta-hydroxylase domain-containing protein → MSLTSQEANARGLAALRNRDHAGARRWFEQAVALDPAAGSLWRNLAHASRLAGDEAGERAALEGALGLDARDLPALVRLAQWFERAGDRREAMLRWSGVIQLGEQVADPSEELVRLIDHARRYCAEQGAALATPIRQALAPQYDGFGQTSRRRAQAFVDHALGTRRIYPNVCAGIHYPFLPADEFFDDHHFPWFAELAADTAAIRAELEALIADPGPALIPYVRMEKGVSGSQWDPLNNNLDWGACFLWEYGRPNQPVLDRCPRTAAALDRLPGARIPGRAPSAFFSMLKPHTRIPPHTGVTNTRAIVHLPLIVPPGCGFRVGGETREWVIGQPFAFDDTIEHEAWNDSDELRAVLIFDVWNPHLSPEEQTIVADYCGMVDDLSSSPVTGR, encoded by the coding sequence ATGTCGCTGACCTCTCAGGAAGCCAATGCCCGCGGCCTCGCCGCCCTGCGCAATCGCGACCACGCCGGCGCCCGGCGCTGGTTCGAACAGGCGGTCGCGCTTGATCCGGCGGCAGGCAGCCTGTGGCGCAATCTTGCCCATGCCAGCCGGCTGGCAGGTGACGAGGCCGGCGAGCGCGCGGCGCTTGAAGGGGCCCTGGGCCTGGATGCGCGCGATCTGCCGGCGCTGGTGCGGCTGGCGCAATGGTTCGAGCGTGCGGGCGACCGGCGGGAAGCGATGCTCCGCTGGTCCGGCGTGATCCAGCTCGGCGAGCAGGTCGCCGATCCCAGCGAGGAACTGGTCCGCCTCATCGATCATGCGCGCCGCTATTGCGCCGAGCAGGGTGCGGCGCTCGCCACGCCGATCCGCCAGGCGCTCGCCCCGCAATACGACGGGTTCGGCCAGACGAGCCGGCGCCGCGCCCAGGCCTTCGTCGACCATGCGCTCGGCACCCGTCGCATCTACCCCAATGTCTGCGCCGGCATCCATTATCCTTTCCTGCCGGCGGACGAATTCTTCGACGATCACCACTTTCCCTGGTTCGCGGAGCTGGCCGCCGATACGGCGGCGATCCGGGCGGAGCTGGAGGCGCTGATCGCCGATCCCGGCCCGGCGCTCATACCCTATGTCCGCATGGAAAAAGGCGTGTCGGGCAGCCAATGGGATCCGCTCAACAACAATCTCGATTGGGGCGCCTGCTTCCTGTGGGAATATGGCCGGCCCAACCAGCCGGTGCTGGATCGCTGCCCGCGCACGGCCGCCGCGCTGGATCGCCTGCCGGGCGCGCGCATCCCGGGACGGGCGCCCAGTGCCTTCTTTTCCATGCTGAAGCCGCATACGCGCATCCCGCCGCACACCGGCGTCACCAATACGCGTGCAATCGTCCACTTGCCCTTGATCGTGCCGCCCGGCTGCGGCTTCCGGGTGGGTGGGGAGACCCGCGAATGGGTGATCGGCCAACCCTTCGCCTTTGACGATACGATCGAACATGAAGCGTGGAATGACAGCGATGAATTGCGCGCCGTGCTGATCTTCGATGTTTGGAACCCACATTTGTCGCCGGAAGAACAAACCATTGTCGCTGACTATTGCGGCATGGTAGATGATCTATCCAGTTCCCCGGTCACGGGGCGATGA
- the rpmI gene encoding 50S ribosomal protein L35 has translation MPKLKTKSGVKKRFKLTATGKIKHGVAGKRHRLISHNAKYIRQNRGTSVLSKADTATVKAWAPYGLN, from the coding sequence ATGCCCAAGCTCAAGACCAAGAGCGGCGTGAAGAAGCGCTTCAAGCTCACCGCCACCGGCAAGATCAAGCACGGCGTCGCCGGCAAGCGTCACCGCCTCATCAGCCACAACGCCAAGTACATCCGCCAGAACCGCGGCACCTCGGTGCTGTCGAAGGCCGACACCGCCACGGTGAAGGCATGGGCGCCGTACGGCCTGAACTGA
- the rplT gene encoding 50S ribosomal protein L20, with protein MARIKRGVTTRAKHKNILEQAKGYRGRRKNTIRIARQAVEKAGQYAYRDRKVKKRTFRGLWIQRINAGVRAEGLTYSQFMHGLKLAGIDLDRKVLADIAMHEGEAFTALVAQVKAALPAAA; from the coding sequence ATGGCACGCATCAAGCGGGGCGTAACCACTCGCGCCAAGCACAAGAACATTCTGGAACAGGCCAAGGGCTACCGCGGCCGCCGCAAGAACACCATCCGCATCGCGCGGCAGGCGGTTGAGAAGGCCGGCCAGTACGCCTATCGCGATCGCAAGGTGAAGAAGCGCACGTTCCGCGGCCTGTGGATTCAGCGCATCAACGCCGGCGTCCGCGCCGAAGGCCTGACGTACAGCCAGTTCATGCACGGCCTGAAGCTCGCCGGGATCGACCTTGATCGCAAGGTCCTGGCCGACATCGCGATGCACGAGGGCGAGGCGTTTACCGCGCTGGTTGCTCAGGTGAAGGCTGCGCTGCCGGCTGCGGCGTAA
- a CDS encoding GDSL-type esterase/lipase family protein, with translation MSARDLVARGLTARVRDAVTMAGRHNLLSRAAAAAAGRNPVVLQPWLAPPAYAPGTPYAVGQIVSHNGGWYMCGLAGTSPSTGAGPATTSSGQYVADGNSSLYWTYLGGTCAADPADGAPIVSFVTSNPSLGATWAPASHPGAYTVRGAATAPLRTNFWTLASFEAKAGMPMCAGASVSFTCDGDRLALFLPAGSAQIRVIVDGRYLMPGSHVVAGQDQWMVIDWSGSTGRRLRHYELETGKSASCFGGVQAAPSAIVSAGGGGAPRMVVIGDSYNAGSSYGPWLAGGSIAQLLAKRLGWRDTWNLSVGGTGYCNASPSGFVTFGQRVPHALSLSPDVMLLMGSSNDAGYAPAQVQAATLATLRALRAGTAAPVIVVGVPSINVPGAPATEAAIAAAVAQHGDPLTFFIPICGAVPPWVLGAWNNGTGVPAGVANAGFYVAADNVHPPEIGFDHYAQRIEQAIRSEVLPALALTPA, from the coding sequence ATGAGCGCGCGCGATCTGGTGGCGCGCGGCCTCACCGCCCGCGTGCGCGACGCCGTGACGATGGCCGGGCGGCACAACTTGTTATCCCGCGCGGCGGCCGCGGCGGCGGGGCGCAACCCGGTGGTCCTGCAGCCCTGGCTCGCGCCACCGGCCTATGCACCCGGCACGCCCTATGCGGTGGGCCAGATCGTCAGCCACAATGGCGGCTGGTATATGTGCGGCCTTGCCGGCACATCGCCTTCCACGGGCGCCGGCCCTGCCACCACCAGCAGCGGCCAATATGTCGCGGACGGCAACAGTTCGCTTTACTGGACCTATCTTGGCGGCACGTGCGCTGCCGATCCCGCCGATGGCGCGCCCATCGTCTCCTTTGTGACGAGCAATCCTTCCCTGGGCGCGACCTGGGCACCGGCCAGCCATCCCGGCGCCTATACGGTTCGCGGCGCGGCCACCGCGCCGTTGCGGACCAATTTCTGGACGCTGGCGAGCTTCGAGGCAAAGGCCGGCATGCCCATGTGCGCCGGCGCATCCGTGTCCTTCACCTGTGATGGCGACCGGCTGGCGTTGTTCCTTCCCGCAGGATCGGCGCAGATCAGGGTGATCGTCGACGGGCGCTATCTGATGCCGGGCAGCCATGTGGTCGCCGGTCAGGACCAGTGGATGGTGATCGACTGGTCGGGCAGCACGGGACGGCGGCTCCGCCATTATGAGCTCGAAACCGGCAAGAGCGCGTCCTGTTTCGGCGGGGTCCAGGCCGCTCCATCGGCGATCGTCAGCGCTGGCGGCGGCGGCGCGCCGCGCATGGTCGTCATCGGCGACAGCTATAATGCCGGGTCCAGCTATGGTCCGTGGCTGGCAGGCGGATCGATTGCCCAGTTGCTCGCCAAGCGGCTTGGCTGGCGCGATACCTGGAACCTCTCGGTCGGCGGCACCGGCTATTGCAACGCCTCGCCATCCGGGTTCGTGACCTTTGGCCAGCGCGTGCCGCATGCGCTGTCGCTGTCACCTGATGTCATGCTGCTGATGGGATCCAGCAACGACGCCGGCTATGCGCCTGCGCAGGTGCAGGCGGCAACCCTCGCCACGTTGCGTGCGCTGCGCGCGGGCACCGCGGCGCCGGTCATCGTGGTTGGCGTGCCATCCATCAACGTGCCCGGCGCACCGGCGACCGAGGCCGCGATCGCTGCGGCCGTGGCACAGCATGGCGATCCGCTCACCTTCTTCATCCCGATCTGCGGCGCCGTGCCGCCCTGGGTGCTGGGCGCGTGGAACAACGGCACCGGCGTGCCGGCTGGCGTGGCGAACGCCGGCTTCTATGTGGCGGCCGATAACGTCCACCCGCCGGAGATCGGCTTTGACCATTATGCCCAGCGGATCGAACAGGCCATCCGGTCCGAGGTTCTGCCAGCGCTGGCGCTGACACCAGCCTAG
- the pheS gene encoding phenylalanine--tRNA ligase subunit alpha, which produces MTETDDLKTHLLTAVDAAAGLEALEIVRVEALGKQGRVTALLKSLGSMSPDERQVQGPAIHGLREAVTQALANRKAALESAALEAKLAAERIDMTLPVDMPLAGTIHPVSQVMDELAEIFADLGFAVAAGPEMETDWHNFTALNIPESHPARAMHDTFYLAGDHVPEDRERPRLLRTHTSPVQIRTMLANKPPIRIIAPGRTYRSDSDATHTPMFHQVEGLVIDKGITLGHLKWTLETFLKAFFERDDIVLRLRPSYFPFTEPSAEVDVGYTLQKGKRVIGGGGDVLNGGWMEVLGSGMVHPKVIAACGLDPDEWQGFAFGCGIDRLAMLKYGMDDLRAFFDGDIRWLKHYGFSALDVPTLSGGVGAA; this is translated from the coding sequence ATGACCGAGACTGACGACCTGAAAACGCACCTCCTCACCGCGGTCGATGCCGCGGCTGGCCTGGAGGCGCTCGAAATCGTTCGCGTGGAGGCGCTCGGCAAGCAGGGCCGGGTCACCGCGCTCCTGAAGTCGCTCGGCAGCATGAGCCCGGATGAGCGCCAGGTGCAGGGCCCTGCGATCCACGGGCTGCGCGAAGCCGTCACCCAGGCGCTCGCCAACCGCAAGGCCGCGCTCGAATCCGCCGCGCTGGAGGCAAAGCTCGCCGCCGAGCGCATCGACATGACGCTTCCGGTCGACATGCCGCTCGCCGGCACCATCCACCCCGTCAGCCAGGTGATGGACGAGTTGGCGGAGATCTTCGCTGACCTCGGCTTCGCCGTCGCGGCGGGCCCGGAGATGGAGACCGACTGGCACAATTTCACCGCGCTCAACATTCCCGAAAGCCATCCGGCCCGGGCGATGCACGATACGTTTTACCTCGCCGGCGATCATGTGCCCGAGGATCGCGAGCGGCCTCGCTTGCTGCGCACGCACACCTCGCCGGTGCAGATCCGCACGATGCTGGCGAACAAACCGCCGATCCGCATCATCGCGCCCGGCCGCACCTATCGCAGCGACAGCGATGCGACGCACACGCCGATGTTCCACCAGGTCGAGGGCCTCGTGATCGACAAGGGCATCACGCTTGGCCACCTGAAGTGGACGCTGGAAACCTTCCTCAAGGCCTTTTTCGAGCGCGACGACATCGTCCTGCGCCTACGCCCGAGCTACTTCCCCTTTACCGAGCCTTCGGCCGAGGTCGACGTCGGCTACACGCTCCAGAAGGGCAAGCGCGTGATCGGCGGCGGGGGCGATGTGCTCAACGGCGGCTGGATGGAAGTGCTGGGCAGCGGGATGGTGCATCCCAAGGTGATCGCCGCCTGCGGGCTTGATCCCGATGAATGGCAGGGCTTCGCCTTCGGCTGCGGCATCGATCGCCTGGCGATGCTGAAATACGGCATGGACGACCTGCGCGCCTTCTTCGATGGCGATATCCGCTGGCTCAAGCACTACGGCTTCTCCGCCCTCGATGTGCCCACGCTGTCGGGCGGCGTCGGCGCGGCTTGA
- a CDS encoding glycosyltransferase: MTRILRIIASADPRTGGPIEGARRVGEIWAGQGHQQDMLTLDPPHERHVPDYPGTIIALGPDRGAGPLRRYRYAPHMVPWLREHAGAYDAIIISGLWRYAARGAAVALAGGRTPYFVFPHGALDPWFRRAAPLKHLAKQASWWWTEGRLLAGARAVFFTSEEERLRAHGAFRPYRLRSAVVNYGTADLGDPDQDVVAAFRRVLPPLRGRPFLLFLGRIHPKKGCDLLVEAFASVAARDPALDLVIAGPDEAGLVPHLRTVAARAGLAERVHFPGMLDGAAKAGALQAASAFVLPSHQENFGIAVAEALAAGTPVLVSDQVAIWREAVADGAGLVASDTQEGTIALLTRFLDCSPAERAAMRRKARASFLTRFHISQAADSLRTLIEREIA, from the coding sequence ATGACGCGCATCCTGCGTATCATCGCGAGTGCCGATCCACGCACCGGGGGCCCGATCGAAGGGGCGCGTCGGGTGGGGGAGATCTGGGCCGGGCAGGGGCACCAACAGGATATGCTGACGCTCGATCCGCCGCACGAGCGCCACGTGCCCGATTATCCCGGCACCATCATCGCCCTGGGTCCGGATCGCGGGGCCGGGCCGCTGCGCCGCTATCGCTATGCGCCGCACATGGTGCCCTGGCTTCGCGAACACGCCGGCGCCTATGATGCGATCATCATATCCGGTCTGTGGCGCTATGCCGCCCGCGGCGCAGCGGTTGCGCTTGCGGGCGGGCGCACGCCCTACTTTGTTTTTCCCCATGGAGCGCTTGATCCGTGGTTCCGCCGTGCCGCCCCGCTGAAGCATCTTGCCAAACAGGCGAGCTGGTGGTGGACCGAAGGACGCCTGCTCGCTGGCGCGCGCGCCGTGTTCTTCACCAGCGAGGAGGAGCGATTGCGCGCCCATGGCGCATTCCGGCCCTATCGGCTGCGGAGCGCCGTCGTGAATTACGGCACGGCCGACCTGGGCGACCCTGACCAGGATGTCGTGGCGGCCTTTCGTCGCGTGCTGCCGCCGCTGCGCGGCCGCCCGTTCCTGCTCTTCCTCGGCAGGATTCATCCGAAAAAGGGCTGCGACCTGCTGGTGGAGGCGTTTGCGTCGGTCGCCGCCCGCGACCCAGCGCTCGATCTGGTGATCGCCGGCCCGGACGAAGCGGGCCTTGTGCCGCACCTGCGCACGGTGGCGGCGCGCGCCGGATTGGCGGAGCGGGTTCATTTCCCCGGCATGCTCGATGGCGCGGCAAAGGCCGGCGCGCTGCAGGCCGCCAGCGCCTTCGTTCTGCCTTCGCATCAGGAAAATTTCGGGATCGCCGTGGCAGAGGCGCTTGCCGCCGGCACGCCGGTACTCGTCAGTGATCAGGTCGCCATCTGGCGCGAAGCGGTGGCGGACGGGGCGGGACTGGTGGCTTCCGACACGCAAGAAGGGACGATCGCGCTGTTGACGCGCTTTCTCGATTGTTCCCCGGCCGAGCGCGCGGCCATGCGGCGCAAGGCGCGCGCCTCGTTCCTGACCCGCTTTCACATTTCACAGGCCGCCGACAGCCTGCGGACCCTGATCGAACGCGAGATCGCCTGA
- a CDS encoding TonB-dependent receptor domain-containing protein, with the protein MRTTFRSRLLTTTLFVGAVMAAGSASAQQVDSTVTPGTPAPGVVTQEGADTSETATGDIVVTGTLIKNPNLVQATPVKVVGADEIDLQQANVAEELLRELPGITPSIGSAVNNGNGGASFANLRNLGSNRNVVLLDGVRLVPAELNGRFDLNNVPLALIERVDVLTGGASTTYGADAVSGVINFITRRNFAGLEANVSQQISEEGDGSVFRADLTIGANFDDGRGNAVFSIGYQESDPIYQGGRDFGVLALSSASGGGGGSGTAVPSRFSLPGQGTRQVNADGTAFRPGTAFTAFNFNPYNVYQTPFERFNIYGAANYEVSDDVEVYTRGIFSKNTVSTIIAPSGSFGVAVDIPLNNPFLTDSLRSSFCSANGISAAACAAAANPALTPGDAGYQTVTSALFRRATEVGPRVSEYSTTFFDYRLGARGGITDTIDWDVFGSYGESENLQAIQGYTLNSRVADSFLANNTSSCFAGTASGCVPINWFGPENNASWTDEAIDFLNETSTVRTRTSLAQARATVSGDFGVASPLSENPISFAIGGEYRSYTASQQSDTLAAGGDLGGAGGPAPNIDGGYDVYEAIGELIVPLIQNRPFFQDLTVEGGVRYSSYTIDAAGDPGFNTTTWKVAGSWTPVNGLKIRGNYARAVRAPNIAELFSPVSTGLTNLQDDPCATFDDNGQRIRPNPSGTLRAICLAQGASAANVDSIAQPISGQANSTGGGNLLLDPEVGKSWTAGVVFQPTFVPRLSISVDYFNIKVSGAITSPTPGDAITACFGEDANNPPASAATSAACTAIRRDPLTGGLNGDPNTTPGLFLTTSNLGRLETSGIDVTANYAHDIGFAKLSLAGSMTWTDESKFQAVSGSYNRDCVGYYSANCGQPIPEWQWSVRGTATIEGVDVSLLWRHIGGTRYEGAADDFADRGFTATSRFIFEGTLPASAGVLAGEEVNFNRIKAKDYIDLTTRMNVGENLTFTVGIQNLFDIEPPLVGGEAGSTTYNSGNTFPSTYDAIGRRYVMAAKIRF; encoded by the coding sequence ATGCGCACAACTTTTCGCTCGCGCTTGTTGACGACGACGCTGTTCGTCGGCGCCGTCATGGCCGCCGGCTCGGCATCGGCGCAGCAGGTCGACTCGACCGTCACCCCGGGCACACCCGCACCGGGCGTCGTGACGCAGGAAGGTGCCGATACGTCCGAGACCGCGACCGGCGACATCGTCGTCACCGGTACGCTCATCAAGAACCCGAACCTCGTTCAGGCGACCCCGGTCAAGGTCGTCGGCGCTGACGAAATCGACCTGCAGCAGGCGAACGTCGCCGAAGAGCTGCTGCGCGAACTGCCGGGCATCACCCCGTCGATCGGTTCGGCCGTGAACAACGGCAACGGCGGTGCATCCTTCGCCAACCTCCGCAACCTCGGTTCGAACCGCAACGTCGTCCTGCTCGATGGCGTGCGCCTCGTGCCGGCCGAACTGAACGGCCGCTTCGACCTTAACAACGTGCCGCTCGCTCTGATCGAGCGCGTCGACGTGCTGACCGGCGGTGCTTCGACCACCTATGGTGCGGACGCGGTTTCGGGCGTCATCAACTTCATCACCCGCCGCAACTTTGCCGGTCTGGAAGCGAACGTCTCGCAGCAGATCAGCGAAGAAGGCGACGGCAGCGTGTTCCGTGCCGACCTGACGATCGGTGCGAACTTCGATGACGGTCGCGGCAACGCCGTGTTCAGCATCGGCTACCAGGAATCCGACCCCATCTACCAGGGCGGCCGTGACTTCGGCGTTCTCGCGCTCAGCTCCGCCTCGGGCGGCGGCGGCGGCTCGGGCACGGCGGTTCCGTCGCGCTTCTCGCTGCCGGGTCAGGGCACCCGTCAGGTCAACGCAGACGGCACGGCTTTCCGTCCGGGCACGGCGTTCACGGCGTTCAACTTCAACCCGTACAACGTCTACCAGACGCCGTTCGAGCGCTTCAACATCTACGGTGCAGCCAACTACGAAGTCAGCGATGACGTCGAGGTCTACACCCGCGGCATCTTCTCGAAGAACACCGTCTCGACGATCATCGCGCCGTCGGGCTCGTTCGGTGTCGCCGTCGACATTCCGCTGAACAATCCGTTCCTGACCGATTCGCTGCGCAGCTCCTTCTGCTCCGCGAACGGCATTTCGGCCGCGGCCTGCGCCGCTGCCGCCAATCCGGCTCTGACGCCGGGCGATGCCGGCTATCAGACGGTCACCAGCGCGCTGTTCCGCCGCGCAACCGAGGTCGGGCCCCGCGTCAGCGAATATTCGACCACCTTCTTCGATTACCGCCTCGGCGCACGTGGCGGCATCACCGACACGATCGACTGGGATGTCTTCGGTTCGTACGGTGAGTCGGAGAATCTGCAGGCGATCCAGGGCTACACCCTGAACTCGCGCGTGGCGGACAGCTTCCTCGCCAACAACACCAGCAGCTGCTTCGCCGGCACGGCCTCGGGCTGCGTTCCGATCAACTGGTTCGGCCCGGAGAACAATGCTTCCTGGACCGACGAAGCGATTGACTTCCTGAACGAGACCTCCACCGTTCGCACCCGCACGTCGCTGGCGCAGGCGCGTGCAACGGTCAGCGGCGATTTCGGCGTGGCAAGCCCGCTCTCCGAAAACCCGATCTCCTTCGCGATCGGCGGCGAGTATCGCAGCTACACCGCGTCGCAGCAGTCGGACACGCTGGCTGCTGGTGGTGACCTCGGCGGTGCCGGTGGTCCGGCTCCGAACATCGACGGCGGCTATGACGTGTACGAAGCCATCGGCGAGCTCATCGTTCCGCTGATCCAGAACCGTCCGTTCTTCCAGGATCTGACGGTCGAGGGCGGCGTGCGCTACTCGAGCTACACGATCGACGCAGCGGGCGACCCGGGCTTCAACACCACCACCTGGAAGGTGGCTGGTAGCTGGACTCCGGTCAACGGCCTGAAGATCCGCGGTAACTATGCACGTGCGGTGCGCGCGCCGAACATCGCCGAGCTGTTCTCGCCGGTGTCGACGGGTCTCACCAACCTGCAGGACGATCCGTGCGCGACCTTCGACGACAACGGCCAGCGGATCCGTCCGAACCCGTCGGGCACGCTGCGCGCCATCTGCCTTGCGCAGGGTGCATCGGCCGCCAACGTTGACTCCATCGCGCAGCCGATCTCGGGTCAGGCCAACTCCACCGGCGGCGGCAACCTGCTGCTCGATCCGGAAGTGGGCAAGAGCTGGACGGCCGGTGTCGTCTTCCAGCCGACCTTCGTGCCGCGTCTGTCGATCTCGGTTGACTACTTCAACATCAAGGTCAGCGGCGCAATCACCTCGCCCACCCCGGGCGATGCGATCACCGCCTGCTTTGGTGAAGATGCGAACAACCCGCCGGCCAGCGCTGCCACCAGCGCGGCGTGCACCGCGATCCGTCGTGATCCGCTCACGGGCGGCCTGAACGGCGATCCGAACACCACGCCGGGCCTGTTCCTGACCACGTCGAACCTCGGCCGTCTGGAAACCAGCGGCATCGACGTGACCGCGAACTATGCGCATGACATCGGCTTCGCGAAGCTGAGCCTCGCGGGCTCGATGACCTGGACCGACGAATCAAAGTTCCAGGCCGTGTCCGGCAGCTACAACCGTGACTGCGTCGGCTATTACTCGGCCAACTGCGGTCAGCCGATCCCTGAGTGGCAGTGGTCGGTTCGCGGTACGGCGACGATCGAGGGCGTGGACGTGTCGCTCCTGTGGCGTCACATCGGCGGCACGCGCTACGAAGGCGCGGCTGACGACTTCGCCGATCGTGGCTTCACGGCGACCTCGCGGTTCATCTTCGAAGGCACGCTGCCGGCAAGCGCAGGCGTCCTGGCCGGTGAGGAAGTCAACTTCAACCGCATCAAGGCGAAGGACTATATCGACCTCACCACCCGCATGAACGTGGGCGAGAACCTGACGTTCACCGTCGGCATCCAGAACCTGTTCGACATCGAGCCGCCGCTCGTTGGCGGTGAGGCTGGCTCGACCACCTACAACAGCGGCAACACCTTCCCGTCGACCTATGACGCGATCGGTCGCCGTTACGTGATGGCTGCGAAGATCCGCTTCTAA